In the genome of Pseudonocardia cypriaca, the window CGCGGATGCGCCCGATCGCTCCGGCGTGCTCGACGTACTTCGGGCCGTCGCTGTAGCGCGCGACCATCGCCACGAGCGCGGCGGCCTGGGCGGCGTGCAGCGCGGCGGTCGCGCCGCCGCCGGGCGCGGGGACCCGAGCGGCGAGGGCGATGAGGAACTGCCCGATGGTCTGGTTGCGCACGGCGGCGCCCTTCCTGGTCGAGGTGGTGGGGCGGAGGCGGAGGAGCACGGGTCGTCAGCGCCGGATGCGGGTCATCTCCGGGTCCACGAGGGGCTCCGTGGCCACCGTGGCCGGGATGCGGCGGCCGAAGTACTCGATCTCGACGGCGGTGCCCGGGGTCGCGCTCGCCGGCAGCCATGCGTAGGCGATGGGCGCGCCGATGGTGTGCCCGAACGCTGCGCTGGTGACGTAGCCCGCCGGCCGCCCGTCGACGAACACCGGCTCGTGGCCGAGCACCACGCTGCGCCGGTCATCGATGGTGAGGCAGGACAGCCTGCGGGTGACCGCGTCCGCGTCGAGGCCTGCGATCGCGTCGCGGCCGACGAAGTCGCCCTTCTGCGGCCGTACCGCGAAGCCGAGTCCCGCCTCGTACGGGTTGTGCTCCGTGGTCATGTCGTGACCCCATGAGCGGTAGCCCTTCTCCAGCCGGAGGCTGTTGAAGGCGGCCCGTCCGGCCACGATGACGCCCAGCTCCTGACCGGCCTCCCAGAGCACGTCCCACAGCCGCAGCCCGTACTCGGCGCTGGTGTAGATCTCCCAGCCGAGCTCGCCCACGTAGGACAGCCGCATCGCGGTGACCGGCACGCCGCCGATCCGCGCCGGCATGGCCCGGAAGTACTTCAGCGCCTCGTTGGAGAAGTCCTCGCGGGACAGGGGCTGGACGAGGTCGCGGGCCAGCGGACCCCACACGCCGATGCAGCAGGTGCCACCGGTGATGTCGCGCACCTGCACGTCGGAGGGGGCGTGGCGGCGGAGGTGGTCGAGGTCGAGGTTGCCGTTCGCGCCGACCTGGAACCGGTCGGCGCCCAGCCGGGCAACGGTCAGGTCGCTGCGGACGCCACCCGCCTCGTCGAGCGCGAGGGTGTAGGTGACCGAGCCGACGGACTTGTCCATCTTGCCGGTGGTGAGCCGGTCCAGCAGCGCCAGCGCGCCCGGGCCGGTGACCTCGAGCCGCTTGAGCGGGGTCATGTCGTACATCGCCACGCCCTCGCGGGTCCGCCAGGCCTCGGCGGCGGCGATGGGGGACCAGAACCGCGCCGACCACTCGTCGCGCTCCGGCGGAACCCACTCCCGCGGCAGCTGCAGGACCAGCGGCGCGTTCGCCTCGTACCAGTGCGGTCGCTCCCACCCGGCCGCCTCCAGGAACACCGCGCCCAGCTCCTGCTGCCGGGCGTGGAACGGGCTGACCCGCAGGTTGCGCGGCGAATCCTTCGGCTGCAGGGGGTGCAGCACGTCGTAGATCTCCACGAAGTTCTGCTGGGAGGTCTCGCTGACGTAGTCGTCGGTGAGCTGGACCTCCTCGAAGCGGTGCACGTCGCACCCGTGCAGGTCCACGCTCGACCGGCCGTCGGTCAGCAGCTCCGCGACGGCCTTCGCCACCCCCGCCGAGTGCGTCACCCAGACCGCCTCGGCAATCCAGAACCCGGCGACGTCGGGCGACTCGCCGATCAGCGGGCCACCGTCCGGGGTGAAGGAGAAGATGCCGTTGAAGCCCTCCTCGACCTTCGCCGACGCCAGCGCGGGCAGCAGCAACCGGCTCTGCTCCCAGGACGGCGCGAAGTCCTCCTCGGTGAACGGCAGCATCGACGGCATCGCCGCCGCGCTGACCTGCCCGTCATCGTCGAGGTCGGACAGCCGCACCGGCATCGGGCGGTGGGCGTAGCTGCCGATCCCGAGCCGGTCGACGTGCTCGCGGAAGTACAGGTCCTGGTCCTGGTGGCGCAGGATGGGCAGACCGGCCTCGGTGACCTCGTTGTTGCGGCCGACGAGCTCGGCGACCTGCCCGGTCTTCACGTACTGGTGGGCCAGCGGCAGCAGCGGCACCGGCATGCCCACCATCGCGCCCACCCGCTGCCCCCAGAACCCGGCGCAGCACACCACGACGTCGGCCGGCAGCACGCCGTCGGCGGTGCGCACTCCGGTGACCCGCCCGTCGGACCGTTCGATGCCGGTGACCCGGGCCGACCCCTGGAAGCGGGCGCCCCGCGCCTCCGCGCGGCGGGCGAGGGCGGCGACCACCCGGGGCGCCTTCGCGAGGCCGTCGGTCGGCACGTGGAAGCCCCCGAGCACCCGCTCGCGGTCGAGCAGCGGGTGCAGGCGCACGCACTCGTCCGCGTCGACGACCCGGCTCTCGACGCCCCACGACGTGGCCCAGCCGTGCTTGCGGTGCAGGTCGACCAACCGCTCCGGCGTGGTGGCGACCTCCAGCCCGCCGACCTGGTTGAAGCACCAGGCGCCGTCGAGGTCGAGGCCGGAGAACTTCTCGACGGTGTAGCGCGCGAACTCCGTCATCGTCTTCGACGCGTTCGTCTGGAACACCAGGCCGGGCGCGTGCGAGCTGGAGCCGCCGGTGAGCGGCAGCGGGCCCTGGTCGACGACGGTGACCCGGTCCCACCCGCGGGAGGTCAGCTCGTCGGCGAGGTTCGTCCCGACGATCCCGGCTCCGATGATCACGACTCGTGGCGTGCTGGGCATCAGGCTCCCCTGAACTCGGTGGCCGCGTCGAGCAGCCAGGTGGCGAGGTAGCGGGCGAAGGAGGACCGGACCAGGAGCTGGTAGTGCGTGGCCGTGTCGTCGAGGGCCAGCAGCACGACGCCGGCCAGCCCGAGGGTGGTCTGCACCGCTGACCCCGCCGGGAACGCGCGCGGGTGCAGGTCGATCGCGCAGCCGGTGGCGAGCACGTCGCGGACGTGCTCGCCGCGCAGCCGCAACGTGGTGCGCTGCGCGGAGACGTCGACCACCGCCCCTTCCGCGCCGACGGCCGCCCGGAGATCCGCCTCCAGCTCCTCCGGGTTGCGGAACGGGCTCGTGACGAGCCACTCGTCGGGCCCCAGCCAGATCACCCGGGTCCTTTCGCCATCCACCCAGGACGGCCTGGTGGGCAGGGCAGCGCGGAGGTGCGCGGCGACGGCGTCCGCGGCCGGCCCGGTCGGGTCGACGCGCAGGTCGGCCATCGCGACGAACGGCTCAGCCATGATCTGCACCCCGTCGGGGAGATCGGCGAAGTGCTCCGACCAGCCGTGCAGGGGTCCGGTGCGCGGCAGCTCAACCGTCACGGCGGGCTCCTTCCGGGTCGACGAGCACGGGTTCGGTGACCGCCACGGGGACCAACGCGTCGCCGACCGGAACGTGGAGGGTCTGGCCGATGCGGTCGCGGCCCGCCCGCACCAGCGCGAGGGCGAAGGTCCGCTCCAGCTCGGCGCTGCGGTAGCTGGACGTGACGTGCCCGAGCATCGGCACGGGCGGTTCGGGCAGCCGCCCGGAGCGGTCGGAGCCCTCGACGACCTGCGAGCCCTCGGGCAGCAGCACGGTGCGGTCGAGCGGCAGCAGGCCGACCAGCTGCTTGCGCAGCGGGTTGCGGTTCTCGGCCCGGTCGAAGGAGCGCTTGCCGACGAAGTCGGGCTTCTTCTTCGACACCACCCACGACATCCCGAGGTCCTGCGGGGTGACGGTGCCGTCGGTGTCCTGCCCGACGATCGGGTAGGCCTTCTCCGCGCGCAGCACGTGCATGGTCTCCGTGCCGTACGGGGTGATGCCGTGCGGTTCGCCCGCCTCGATGAGCCGGTCCCAGACGGCCTGCGCGTGCCAGGCGTCGACGTTGACCTCGTAGGCGAGCTCGCCGGAGAAGCTGACGCGGGCGATCCGCACCGGGACCTCGCCGAGCCGCGTGTCGCGCCACGCCATGAACGGGAAGGCCCCCTTCGAGGCGTCCACGTCCGGGAAGACCGCGGCGATCACGTCCCGGGAGCGCGGCCCGACCACGGGGAAGGTGGCCCACTGCTCGGTGACCGACGTGAGGTGCACGCGCAGGTCGGGCCACTCGGTCTGCAGCCACTCCTCCATCCAGTCGAGCACCTTCGCGGCGCCGCCGGTGGTGGTGTAGACGAGGAACCGGTCCTCGGCGAGGCGCAGCACGGTGCCGTCGTCGAGCACCATCCCGTCGGCGCCGCACAGCACGCCGTAGCGCACGGAGCCGACCTTCAGGCTGCTCATCAGGTTCGTGTAGAGCCGGTCGAGCAGCACCGAGGCGTCCGGGCCCTGCACGTCGATCTTGCCGAGCGTGGAACCGTCGAGGATCCCGACGCCGCCGCGGACCGCGGCGCACTCGCGCAGGACGGCGGTCTCCATGTCCTCACCGGGCAGCGGGTAGTAGCGCGGCCGCTTCCACTGCCCGACGTCCTCGAACACCGCGCCGCGCGCGACGTGCCAGTCGTGCACGGCGGTGACGCGCTCGGGGTCGAAGAGGGCGCCGCGGTTGCGGCCGGCCAGCGCGGCGAACGCCACGGGCGTGTACGGCGGGCGGAACGTCGTGGTGCCGAGGTCCGCGACGGGCACGCCGAGCAGCTCGGCGGTGATCCCGGCCGCGACGATCCCGGACGTCTTGCCCTGGTCGTGCGCGGTGCCGATCGTCGTGTACCGCTTGACGTGCTCGATGCTGCGCAACCCGGCCCCGACGGCGCGGGCGATGTCGGCCACGGTGGCGTCGCGCTGGACGTCGACGAACTGGGTGCTGGTGTCCCCATCGGGCACCCGCCACAGCACCAGCGGTGGGGTGCGTTCGGGGCCCGCCTCCGCGGTGGGCAGCGCCGCGACCCCGCCGGCGTCGACCCCCAGGTCCGCGAGCACGAGGAGCGCGGCGCGGGCACCGTCGCGCAGGCAGCCGTCCAGGTCGAGGACGCCGGTCGCGGAGCCGGCGACGGACGTGCCCGGCAGCGTCTCGCCCGGCACGAAAGCCCCCAGCCCGTCGTCGTAGCGCAGCCGGCCGCGGGCCTGGCTGAACAGGTGCACCGCGGGGTTCCACCCGCCGCTGACCAGCAGCAGGTCGCACGTGATCCGCTCGCGCTCGCCGCCCTGCAGCTCCGCGACGAGGGCGGCGCTCACCCGCTCGGTGCCCTCCGTGCCGGTGACGACCTGCCCCGTGCGCACCGGGATGCCACGCCGCTCGCACTCCGCACGCCACTGCGCGGGCGCCTCCGGCCGTGCGTCGACGACGGCGTGCACCCGCGCCCCGGCGTCCGCGAGGTCGACCGCCGTGGCGTAGGCGGCGTCGTCGGTGGTGAACACGACGGCGTCGCGGCCGGCCAGCACGCCGTAGCGGTGCAGGAACGTGCGGGCCGATGCGGCGAGCATGATCCCGGGGCGATCGTTGTCGGCGAACACGATCGGGCGCTCGTGCGCGCCGGTCGCGATGAGCACGTGGCGCGCGCGGATCCGCCACACGCGCTGGCGCGAGCGGTTGCGCGGCGCCGCGGGACCGAGATGGTCCGCACGCCGCTCCAGGGCGAGCACGAAGCCGTCGTCGTAGTGCCCGAACGCCGTGGTGCGCTGCAGGTGCAGCACGTCGGGGTACGACGCCAGCTCGGCCGTCGCGGCGGCGACCCAGTCCAGGGCGGGACCGCCGTCGACGCGGTCGGCGCTGCCGAGCAGCGCCCCGCCCGGCTCGGACTGCTCGTCGACGAGCACTACCCGGGCCCCTGCCCGTGCCGCCGTGAGCGCTGCGACGAGGCCGGACGGGCCCGCCCCGACCACGAGCAGGTCGGCGTGCGCGTGCTTCGCGTCGTAACGGGCGGAGTCGGGCACGTCGGCGAGCCGGCCCTGGCCGGGGACGCCGCGAGCGGCGAGCCCGTCGACGAGATCGATCGTGGTGGCGAGCAGCATCGGTTCGGGGAAGGGCTCCTCGATCTGCACCAGGCCGCC includes:
- a CDS encoding 2Fe-2S iron-sulfur cluster-binding protein — encoded protein: MTEFRVPAGGRIDRATAYRFTFGGVPYTGHPGDTLASALLANGVHATGRSIALGRPRGIGAAWAEDPGGLVQIEEPFPEPMLLATTIDLVDGLAARGVPGQGRLADVPDSARYDAKHAHADLLVVGAGPSGLVAALTAARAGARVVLVDEQSEPGGALLGSADRVDGGPALDWVAAATAELASYPDVLHLQRTTAFGHYDDGFVLALERRADHLGPAAPRNRSRQRVWRIRARHVLIATGAHERPIVFADNDRPGIMLAASARTFLHRYGVLAGRDAVVFTTDDAAYATAVDLADAGARVHAVVDARPEAPAQWRAECERRGIPVRTGQVVTGTEGTERVSAALVAELQGGERERITCDLLLVSGGWNPAVHLFSQARGRLRYDDGLGAFVPGETLPGTSVAGSATGVLDLDGCLRDGARAALLVLADLGVDAGGVAALPTAEAGPERTPPLVLWRVPDGDTSTQFVDVQRDATVADIARAVGAGLRSIEHVKRYTTIGTAHDQGKTSGIVAAGITAELLGVPVADLGTTTFRPPYTPVAFAALAGRNRGALFDPERVTAVHDWHVARGAVFEDVGQWKRPRYYPLPGEDMETAVLRECAAVRGGVGILDGSTLGKIDVQGPDASVLLDRLYTNLMSSLKVGSVRYGVLCGADGMVLDDGTVLRLAEDRFLVYTTTGGAAKVLDWMEEWLQTEWPDLRVHLTSVTEQWATFPVVGPRSRDVIAAVFPDVDASKGAFPFMAWRDTRLGEVPVRIARVSFSGELAYEVNVDAWHAQAVWDRLIEAGEPHGITPYGTETMHVLRAEKAYPIVGQDTDGTVTPQDLGMSWVVSKKKPDFVGKRSFDRAENRNPLRKQLVGLLPLDRTVLLPEGSQVVEGSDRSGRLPEPPVPMLGHVTSSYRSAELERTFALALVRAGRDRIGQTLHVPVGDALVPVAVTEPVLVDPEGARRDG
- a CDS encoding sarcosine oxidase subunit gamma, with translation MTVELPRTGPLHGWSEHFADLPDGVQIMAEPFVAMADLRVDPTGPAADAVAAHLRAALPTRPSWVDGERTRVIWLGPDEWLVTSPFRNPEELEADLRAAVGAEGAVVDVSAQRTTLRLRGEHVRDVLATGCAIDLHPRAFPAGSAVQTTLGLAGVVLLALDDTATHYQLLVRSSFARYLATWLLDAATEFRGA
- a CDS encoding GcvT family protein; its protein translation is MPSTPRVVIIGAGIVGTNLADELTSRGWDRVTVVDQGPLPLTGGSSSHAPGLVFQTNASKTMTEFARYTVEKFSGLDLDGAWCFNQVGGLEVATTPERLVDLHRKHGWATSWGVESRVVDADECVRLHPLLDRERVLGGFHVPTDGLAKAPRVVAALARRAEARGARFQGSARVTGIERSDGRVTGVRTADGVLPADVVVCCAGFWGQRVGAMVGMPVPLLPLAHQYVKTGQVAELVGRNNEVTEAGLPILRHQDQDLYFREHVDRLGIGSYAHRPMPVRLSDLDDDGQVSAAAMPSMLPFTEEDFAPSWEQSRLLLPALASAKVEEGFNGIFSFTPDGGPLIGESPDVAGFWIAEAVWVTHSAGVAKAVAELLTDGRSSVDLHGCDVHRFEEVQLTDDYVSETSQQNFVEIYDVLHPLQPKDSPRNLRVSPFHARQQELGAVFLEAAGWERPHWYEANAPLVLQLPREWVPPERDEWSARFWSPIAAAEAWRTREGVAMYDMTPLKRLEVTGPGALALLDRLTTGKMDKSVGSVTYTLALDEAGGVRSDLTVARLGADRFQVGANGNLDLDHLRRHAPSDVQVRDITGGTCCIGVWGPLARDLVQPLSREDFSNEALKYFRAMPARIGGVPVTAMRLSYVGELGWEIYTSAEYGLRLWDVLWEAGQELGVIVAGRAAFNSLRLEKGYRSWGHDMTTEHNPYEAGLGFAVRPQKGDFVGRDAIAGLDADAVTRRLSCLTIDDRRSVVLGHEPVFVDGRPAGYVTSAAFGHTIGAPIAYAWLPASATPGTAVEIEYFGRRIPATVATEPLVDPEMTRIRR